One genomic window of Candidatus Hinthialibacter antarcticus includes the following:
- a CDS encoding dienelactone hydrolase family protein: MSETMKQKPAHHPIPQEAFDWYDEYAHGIIDRRTFMDRLGTLAAAGFTMNMLLPVLMPNYALAEQVSFNDPDIVAKYATFESPNGHGEGRGYLVTPAKIEGKIPAVLVIHENRGLNPYVKDVARRVAKAGFIAFAPDALHPVGGYPGNDDEGRSMQGSLDRAKIEQDFIAAAKFIKSHESSNGKLGAVGFCFGGYIVNMLAATLGDQLSAGVPFYGTPAAKEIRKNIRAAMMIQLAELDNRVNGAWPEYEQDLKANKVDYVMYQYENSNHGFHNDSTGRYNEEMAELAWTRTIEFFNKHLR; encoded by the coding sequence ATGTCAGAAACAATGAAGCAAAAACCCGCTCATCACCCCATTCCACAAGAAGCGTTTGATTGGTACGACGAATACGCCCACGGAATCATCGACCGCCGCACATTCATGGACCGCCTGGGGACGCTGGCCGCCGCTGGCTTCACCATGAATATGCTGCTGCCAGTATTGATGCCCAATTATGCGCTCGCCGAACAAGTTTCGTTTAACGACCCCGACATTGTGGCAAAGTATGCGACGTTTGAATCACCGAACGGGCATGGCGAAGGACGAGGCTATCTGGTCACGCCCGCAAAGATCGAAGGCAAGATTCCAGCCGTGTTGGTCATCCACGAAAACCGCGGCCTCAACCCCTACGTTAAAGACGTCGCCCGCCGCGTCGCCAAAGCGGGGTTCATCGCTTTCGCGCCAGACGCGCTTCACCCGGTGGGTGGATACCCTGGCAACGACGACGAGGGCCGCAGCATGCAGGGTTCTCTTGACCGCGCCAAAATCGAGCAAGACTTCATCGCCGCCGCCAAGTTCATCAAGTCGCATGAATCGAGTAATGGAAAACTCGGCGCAGTCGGTTTCTGCTTCGGCGGTTACATCGTGAACATGTTGGCAGCAACGCTTGGCGACCAATTAAGCGCAGGCGTCCCCTTTTACGGAACGCCCGCCGCGAAAGAGATCCGAAAGAACATCCGCGCCGCGATGATGATTCAACTGGCGGAGTTAGACAACCGCGTCAACGGCGCTTGGCCTGAATATGAACAAGATTTAAAAGCGAACAAAGTTGACTACGTTATGTATCAGTATGAGAATTCAAATCACGGCTTCCACAATGATTCAACCGGGCGCTATAACGAAGAAATGGCGGAACTGGCCTGGACGCGCACCATCGAATTTTTCAACAAACATCTGCGATAA